A stretch of Nitrospirota bacterium DNA encodes these proteins:
- the tig gene encoding trigger factor, with the protein MNSFEYTIETPAATEKTIRIQVPPGKVDEAIKQQFARYRTELKIPGFRPGKIPLDLLERDYGDAIREEARWALVNEVSKAILEENKIDPFTPPKADPPALKVGEAFAFDVSVEIRPQIADVVYKGLEVRKEEPKVTDFELNEELDRLRKAHYTMKVIEENRKPKPGDIVVIDLDGRLDGKPFKGGTGQDIQAEVGTGFFEKRFEEELVTMNRGDEREVDLPFAADHWDKTVAGKSVHFRIKLKELKEKVLPELNDEFAQSYLNETGLEPVKAKLQERLLERAKDRARQKMKSDLTTRLVEKNPVDVPRSLLDMHRARIAQNVARDMLLSGLQQAQVEQMVKEREDEIDTAARREAAAMLLLEFIGKKEALRLERKDVEAHFQRLAAVSQSNLEVVKRYYQDDRRARELAAALMEEKILELMLAHAIMAE; encoded by the coding sequence ATGAATTCCTTTGAATACACCATTGAGACGCCGGCGGCGACGGAGAAGACCATCCGAATTCAGGTGCCGCCCGGAAAAGTGGATGAAGCGATCAAGCAACAGTTTGCGCGCTATCGAACGGAGCTGAAGATCCCCGGGTTCCGGCCGGGAAAAATTCCCTTGGATCTTTTGGAGCGCGACTATGGGGACGCCATTCGAGAGGAGGCCCGATGGGCCCTCGTCAACGAAGTGTCGAAGGCGATCCTGGAAGAGAACAAGATCGATCCTTTCACGCCCCCCAAGGCGGATCCACCGGCCCTGAAGGTCGGTGAGGCGTTCGCCTTTGACGTTTCAGTTGAAATTCGACCTCAGATTGCGGACGTGGTCTACAAAGGGCTTGAAGTTCGTAAGGAAGAACCGAAAGTGACCGATTTCGAGCTGAATGAGGAACTTGACCGGCTCCGGAAGGCCCACTACACGATGAAGGTCATCGAGGAGAACCGGAAGCCCAAGCCAGGGGACATCGTGGTCATCGACCTCGATGGGCGCCTCGATGGCAAGCCGTTCAAAGGGGGCACCGGGCAGGACATCCAGGCGGAGGTCGGCACCGGCTTCTTCGAGAAACGGTTCGAGGAAGAACTGGTCACCATGAATCGCGGCGACGAGCGGGAGGTCGACCTGCCTTTTGCCGCGGACCACTGGGATAAGACCGTGGCCGGGAAATCGGTGCATTTTCGCATCAAGCTCAAGGAGCTGAAGGAAAAAGTGCTTCCGGAGTTGAACGACGAATTTGCGCAGTCCTATTTGAACGAGACGGGCTTGGAGCCCGTGAAGGCCAAGCTTCAAGAGCGGCTCTTGGAACGGGCGAAGGACCGGGCACGACAGAAAATGAAATCGGACCTGACGACTCGACTGGTGGAGAAGAATCCCGTCGACGTTCCTCGCTCGCTGCTGGACATGCACCGGGCCCGCATTGCGCAGAATGTGGCGCGCGACATGCTCCTCTCCGGGCTCCAGCAGGCCCAGGTGGAGCAGATGGTGAAGGAGCGCGAGGACGAAATCGACACCGCGGCCCGGCGGGAAGCCGCGGCCATGCTCCTGTTGGAATTCATCGGCAAAAAGGAGGCCCTCCGGTTGGAACGGAAGGATGTGGAGGCGCACTTCCAGAGGCTTGCGGCCGTTTCCCAATCCAATCTGGAAGTGGTCAAGCGTTACTATCAGGACGATCGGCGGGCGAGGGAACTCGCGGCGGCGCTCATGGAGGAGAAAATCCTTGAACTCATGCTGGCGCATGCTATAATGGCCGAGTGA
- a CDS encoding sigma-54-dependent Fis family transcriptional regulator, whose product MSTRALVAVSDPTLRSLLIGSLKAEEVESDEAVDWNELMRNRGPYELYLADSQLQGADFQEVMKELQERETDGGVVIVTGPDETEKAVEAMRQGAADYIARPFRSDSEVGLRLRRALLQGRLRRDLEQLRQSVSQRFQFDGLLGKSKPMQELYKNVAKIAPTEANVLIVGESGTGKELLAKTVHFNSLRGSGKFVAVDCGALTETLLSSELFGHEKGAFTGAVRTRRGLIEEAQGGTIFLDEIGNTSLGFQIKLLRVLEERQIQRVGSSSSVMVDVRVLAATNQDLKAAVKEGTFREDLYYRLNVFELKLPPLRERPEDIPILAHHFLKQFSEKLSKSVTRFTESAMKRLLDHPWPGNVRELENAIERAVILCEKDELDETILPQTVTGKMSLSGFLEIFGLPWHEAQDRFEIEYFTRLLDRSGGNITQAAEAAGVPRQTVHYKVRKHNLKERK is encoded by the coding sequence ATGAGTACCCGGGCGTTGGTGGCGGTTTCCGATCCCACTCTTCGGTCTCTCCTGATCGGCAGCTTAAAAGCCGAAGAAGTGGAAAGCGACGAGGCCGTGGACTGGAATGAGTTGATGCGCAATCGCGGTCCGTACGAATTGTATCTGGCCGATTCACAATTGCAGGGCGCCGACTTTCAGGAAGTCATGAAGGAGTTGCAGGAACGCGAGACCGATGGAGGCGTGGTGATCGTAACGGGTCCCGACGAGACGGAGAAGGCCGTGGAAGCGATGCGCCAGGGTGCGGCCGACTACATCGCGCGGCCGTTCAGGAGCGATTCCGAGGTGGGGTTGCGTCTGAGGAGGGCCCTTCTTCAAGGTCGACTTCGGCGTGATCTGGAGCAATTGCGGCAGAGCGTATCCCAGAGGTTTCAGTTCGACGGCCTCCTGGGAAAATCCAAGCCGATGCAGGAGCTGTATAAGAACGTGGCGAAGATCGCGCCTACGGAAGCCAACGTCTTGATTGTGGGGGAAAGCGGGACGGGCAAGGAACTGCTGGCCAAGACTGTCCACTTCAACAGCCTCCGCGGGAGTGGGAAATTCGTTGCGGTGGATTGCGGGGCCCTTACGGAGACATTGCTCAGCTCCGAGCTTTTCGGCCACGAGAAAGGGGCGTTCACGGGGGCCGTGCGCACCCGGCGGGGGCTGATCGAGGAGGCACAAGGTGGAACGATCTTCCTGGACGAGATCGGCAATACGTCGCTGGGCTTCCAAATCAAGCTGCTCCGGGTGTTGGAAGAACGGCAGATCCAGCGTGTGGGCAGCAGTAGCAGCGTGATGGTCGATGTGCGGGTCCTCGCGGCGACGAACCAGGATCTCAAAGCCGCGGTCAAAGAGGGAACCTTTCGCGAGGATCTCTACTATCGGCTCAATGTTTTCGAGCTGAAACTGCCGCCCCTGCGCGAGCGTCCTGAAGACATTCCGATTCTGGCTCACCACTTTCTGAAGCAGTTTTCGGAGAAATTGAGCAAGAGCGTGACCCGGTTCACCGAAAGCGCGATGAAACGCCTCCTGGATCATCCGTGGCCGGGGAATGTGCGCGAACTGGAGAATGCGATCGAGCGGGCGGTTATCCTTTGTGAGAAGGACGAGCTGGATGAGACGATTCTTCCCCAAACGGTTACGGGGAAGATGTCGCTTTCCGGCTTCCTGGAGATTTTCGGACTGCCCTGGCATGAGGCGCAGGACCGATTTGAAATCGAGTATTTTACGCGGCTCCTCGATCGATCCGGCGGCAACATCACCCAGGCCGCCGAAGCGGCCGGTGTTCCCCGGCAGACGGTCCACTACAAGGTACGGAAGCACAACTTGAAGGAACGGAAGTAG
- a CDS encoding O-antigen ligase family protein has translation MRCAWVYACFLLLSPFEFGSRSLLESVVLNILMATLAAMAVVAIAAEREPRGIRIPLHSWLLLAWAAWSCATFAYSINRYLTVYQGTKLIVFAAGATLPFMLWQARETFDRFLGTVIVSAAIFVVFGFYQYSMGLTQLTGRVNSIFITPNTLAAYVNLGFLSALGFFLRGRTPAQGEKETTGARATKILWIGYLISALVASIYTGSIGGWIGLAAGLAVFALLYGVPHFWRRIWKPGLAAVAAGALTILFSGLPLAQHLKRIWEAQGSGVTRLFIWESAWKACREYPFWGSGLATFHLTHVRLKDLTLFKSLHHFFVHNDYLQALEETGVPGLLLLLGWIGALYAYLFHLRSRLRHDGDRVLLASAGGALASVFAQSMVDFNLVVPAILNVSALNVAVCAFLGRSQDSEDRVASEEGSRLKHLLLGIRLRVGGRPLTRTRLLVLCVGYLAAVVLLSVQFISQQLEDRAYEMGRSQSDRGRILRAIALQEWALRFFPWNAQARQSLSRYASEAARLSPRPEERKFHLDMAEVEARRAIRWGPEEFSNYWWLGRLYWQTPEFSSRQAEAESNLLEALRHHPSSPSLPEELLRFYQERREWRKIPPVVVQFTNLYPDRLSQVARYQIQAYAHLGRPLAAEAWVDQMLKPSPRSGYYLMWKGRLRADAGDWTSAREALLAALEVAGSRKGRVYDALARLEEKTGNRRRAREYRRLATEAGSLSEEP, from the coding sequence ATGAGGTGCGCCTGGGTTTACGCCTGCTTTCTGCTTCTTTCTCCGTTCGAATTCGGGTCGCGTAGTCTTCTGGAAAGCGTGGTCCTCAATATCCTGATGGCCACCTTGGCGGCCATGGCGGTGGTGGCCATAGCCGCGGAACGGGAACCCAGGGGGATTCGGATCCCACTCCACTCCTGGCTCCTGCTGGCGTGGGCGGCCTGGTCCTGTGCCACGTTTGCCTACAGCATCAATCGCTACCTTACCGTCTACCAGGGAACCAAACTCATCGTCTTCGCGGCGGGCGCGACCCTCCCCTTCATGCTGTGGCAGGCACGGGAGACCTTTGACCGATTCCTGGGCACCGTCATAGTGTCCGCCGCTATCTTTGTCGTTTTCGGTTTCTACCAGTATTCGATGGGGCTCACGCAGTTGACCGGGAGGGTCAATTCCATCTTCATAACGCCGAATACCCTCGCGGCCTATGTCAATCTGGGCTTTCTCTCCGCGTTGGGATTCTTTCTGCGCGGTCGGACCCCCGCGCAGGGAGAAAAAGAGACGACCGGCGCTCGTGCCACGAAGATCCTTTGGATCGGTTATCTCATCTCGGCCCTCGTGGCTTCCATCTACACCGGATCCATTGGGGGATGGATAGGTCTTGCGGCCGGACTGGCCGTGTTCGCCCTGCTCTACGGAGTTCCCCACTTTTGGCGGCGGATTTGGAAACCGGGGCTGGCTGCCGTTGCCGCCGGAGCACTCACCATCCTGTTTTCGGGACTGCCGCTGGCCCAGCATTTGAAGCGGATCTGGGAGGCGCAAGGCTCCGGAGTGACCCGGCTTTTTATCTGGGAAAGCGCATGGAAGGCTTGTCGCGAGTACCCGTTCTGGGGGTCGGGACTGGCCACATTCCATCTCACCCATGTACGCTTGAAGGATCTCACCCTCTTCAAATCGCTCCACCATTTTTTTGTTCACAACGACTACCTTCAGGCCTTGGAGGAAACGGGCGTCCCAGGGTTGCTCCTTCTCCTGGGCTGGATCGGGGCTCTGTATGCATACCTTTTCCATCTGAGGAGCCGCCTCCGCCATGATGGGGATCGTGTTCTGCTGGCTTCCGCCGGCGGCGCCCTGGCGTCCGTCTTCGCGCAAAGCATGGTCGATTTCAACCTGGTGGTTCCCGCCATCCTCAACGTTTCAGCTTTGAACGTGGCAGTCTGCGCATTCTTGGGCCGATCCCAAGATTCCGAAGATCGGGTTGCGAGCGAGGAAGGGTCCCGCCTGAAACATCTGCTCCTGGGGATTCGACTTCGGGTGGGAGGACGGCCGCTGACCCGCACACGGCTCTTGGTTCTTTGCGTCGGCTACTTGGCGGCAGTGGTGCTTCTTTCGGTTCAATTCATTTCACAACAACTGGAAGATCGGGCATACGAGATGGGCCGCTCGCAGTCGGACCGGGGGCGGATCCTGCGCGCCATCGCATTGCAGGAATGGGCGCTCCGTTTCTTTCCTTGGAATGCCCAAGCGCGCCAGTCGCTCAGCCGATATGCTTCCGAGGCCGCCCGACTGTCTCCCCGTCCGGAAGAGCGGAAGTTTCATTTGGACATGGCCGAGGTTGAAGCGCGGCGGGCCATCCGATGGGGTCCCGAGGAGTTCAGCAACTACTGGTGGCTTGGCCGCCTATATTGGCAGACGCCTGAATTCTCCTCGCGGCAGGCCGAGGCGGAGTCCAACCTCCTGGAGGCCCTGCGCCACCACCCCTCCTCTCCTTCGCTTCCGGAGGAACTCCTCCGTTTCTATCAGGAGAGGAGAGAATGGCGGAAAATCCCTCCCGTGGTCGTTCAATTCACCAATCTGTATCCCGATCGTTTATCTCAGGTCGCCCGATACCAGATCCAAGCGTACGCGCATCTCGGCCGGCCCCTGGCGGCCGAGGCCTGGGTCGACCAAATGTTGAAGCCGTCTCCCCGTTCCGGCTACTACCTGATGTGGAAAGGACGTTTGAGGGCGGATGCGGGCGATTGGACCTCTGCGCGGGAGGCACTGCTTGCCGCCCTAGAGGTGGCCGGCTCTCGAAAAGGCCGTGTCTATGATGCGCTGGCGAGATTGGAGGAGAAAACGGGAAACCGCAGAAGGGCACGGGAATATCGCCGCTTGGCCACCGAGGCGGGGTCCCTCAGTGAGGAGCCATGA
- the fliS gene encoding flagellar export chaperone FliS, with the protein MPFDPVKAYRQASINTAQQGQLILMMYEGAVNHLKMAREKMEQKNIPEKGKHLTKAISIISALNMAINEEAGGEIAKNLRSLYFFMTRHLTEANIRNSTGHIDQVVNLLSTLYDGWKTIIAEKRHEIPDLPAIR; encoded by the coding sequence ATGCCATTTGATCCCGTCAAGGCCTACCGGCAAGCTTCCATAAACACGGCCCAGCAGGGTCAACTCATCCTGATGATGTACGAGGGCGCCGTGAATCACCTCAAGATGGCCCGGGAGAAAATGGAGCAGAAGAACATCCCTGAGAAAGGGAAGCACCTCACGAAGGCCATCAGCATCATTTCGGCCCTCAACATGGCCATCAATGAGGAGGCTGGAGGCGAGATCGCCAAGAACCTTCGAAGTCTCTACTTCTTCATGACGCGGCACCTCACGGAGGCCAATATCAGGAATTCCACCGGCCACATCGATCAGGTGGTCAATCTGCTCAGCACCCTGTACGACGGCTGGAAAACGATCATCGCCGAGAAGCGTCACGAGATCCCCGACCTTCCCGCCATCCGCTAG
- the fliD gene encoding flagellar filament capping protein FliD, with translation MGGRITVTGLVSGIDFNSIISQLIQIERDQRIAPIERSIQKNIERIDKLREFNSLIGAVKSAAAKLNTVSGARPKTATSSDTNKIRISSVGSNALTGAYPITQVRKLAQGEILASMTTLGGGAISDNTLSFGIKSNGVTRSVSTVDFSTIDPEDQLAQLATDINQDAGDIVNAFVVNSGTDNARLMIVAKNTGSTLGGGDAVDDSRGALGDISFSLNSGSAALTDFKALGLVSTGYAGDALTIDSEESNVVQDNLDLSLSVGNVAFSFDTNSVSTLIPGVGLEFISTFGSGTVTLTVNNDTATLQNNIQSLVDAVNNVQTFVKKQTTFDEETQTAGILQSDSAVRQMRDSMISALGLDVIGQPKNYRNAPDMGLEFDRTGLLLFDTADLQSRMASSFADVGELFRGYKFTSDNFTKTANNVSLSGGTVNMSFNIKGITISVSGTVTAGDNQTQLNSLRDIINEDGRGILNARVVEQPDGTVRLALYGDNILYDEDVKSLSSGSAEVTLGLVSGAGFTTVKNTSPGIGSRLEDILKDLINGTGSAAGILQSEMDQLGDLNFFYNQRLQDQEDYIAGIEERLQKKFTALESALANFQSQGDFLASRSGIATGK, from the coding sequence TTGGGCGGTAGAATCACCGTTACCGGACTCGTCTCCGGCATCGATTTCAATTCGATCATTTCCCAGCTCATCCAGATCGAGCGGGATCAACGCATTGCGCCCATCGAGCGGTCGATCCAGAAGAATATCGAGCGGATCGACAAGCTCCGGGAATTCAACTCTCTGATCGGCGCCGTCAAATCCGCCGCGGCCAAACTGAACACCGTTTCCGGCGCCCGCCCCAAGACGGCCACCAGCAGCGACACGAACAAGATCCGAATCTCCTCCGTTGGCTCCAACGCGCTCACAGGAGCGTACCCCATTACGCAGGTTCGAAAGCTGGCCCAAGGTGAAATTCTGGCCTCGATGACCACGCTGGGTGGGGGAGCGATCAGCGACAACACCTTGTCGTTCGGAATCAAATCCAATGGCGTCACCCGGTCGGTGTCCACCGTGGATTTCTCCACCATCGACCCTGAGGACCAACTGGCGCAATTGGCGACGGACATCAATCAGGACGCCGGCGACATCGTCAACGCCTTTGTTGTCAATTCGGGCACCGACAATGCGCGGCTCATGATCGTCGCCAAGAACACCGGCTCGACTCTCGGCGGGGGGGATGCCGTTGACGATAGCCGTGGAGCCCTCGGAGACATCTCGTTTTCGCTTAATTCGGGGAGCGCGGCGTTGACCGACTTCAAGGCACTGGGGCTCGTCTCTACCGGCTATGCCGGCGATGCTCTCACGATCGACAGTGAGGAATCAAACGTCGTTCAGGACAACCTCGACCTTTCGCTCTCCGTCGGCAATGTGGCGTTCTCATTTGACACCAACTCCGTCTCGACCCTCATTCCGGGTGTGGGTTTGGAGTTTATCAGCACGTTCGGCTCGGGCACGGTTACGCTCACGGTGAACAACGACACCGCCACGCTCCAGAACAACATCCAGTCGCTTGTGGACGCGGTCAACAACGTGCAGACATTTGTCAAAAAGCAGACGACTTTCGACGAAGAGACCCAGACGGCCGGGATCCTTCAGTCGGACTCGGCCGTCCGCCAAATGCGCGATTCCATGATCAGCGCTCTGGGCCTCGATGTCATCGGACAGCCGAAGAACTATCGCAATGCCCCGGACATGGGACTGGAGTTCGACCGGACCGGCCTGCTCCTCTTTGATACCGCCGATCTCCAGAGCAGGATGGCCTCCAGCTTCGCCGACGTGGGAGAATTGTTCCGCGGTTACAAATTCACATCCGACAATTTCACGAAGACAGCCAACAATGTTTCGCTCAGCGGTGGAACGGTCAACATGAGTTTCAACATCAAGGGCATTACGATCAGCGTGTCCGGAACGGTGACCGCCGGCGACAACCAGACGCAGCTCAACTCCCTACGGGACATCATCAACGAGGACGGTCGGGGAATCCTCAATGCGAGAGTGGTCGAACAGCCCGATGGCACCGTCCGGCTCGCGCTTTACGGGGACAACATTCTCTACGATGAAGACGTCAAGAGCTTGAGCTCGGGATCGGCGGAAGTGACCTTGGGCTTGGTCTCGGGCGCAGGATTTACCACCGTGAAAAACACTTCGCCGGGCATCGGCTCCAGGCTTGAAGACATTCTCAAGGACCTCATCAACGGGACGGGCTCCGCGGCGGGCATCCTCCAGAGCGAAATGGATCAACTGGGCGACCTTAATTTCTTCTACAATCAGAGATTGCAGGACCAGGAGGACTACATCGCGGGAATCGAGGAGCGGTTGCAGAAAAAATTCACCGCGCTGGAATCGGCCCTGGCGAATTTCCAATCGCAGGGAGACTTCCTGGCCTCCCGGTCCGGAATCGCAACCGGCAAGTAA
- a CDS encoding glycosyltransferase, which translates to MPRRPILFWAMWPDEISAQFERYFKVVYLQEHPNTYAVGPNHRLDQRFEDLARTSPDTPRIFFLNSWTKCDSLLGLDRIHAPKVAYLHDSHFDLESFDWDLAQGFSHVLLENQISVDYHVRRGARNVVTWCPLYFKGTRAEARQYLPSTTRPLDVVFVGNTKEQIHPGRVDFLRALERRLGDRVRCFFGPGNLREIYPRAKIVINESWRPQTGSTDAAYGVNFRVFEAMACGAFLLTDSPSPSMSVLFKEGGHFASFRHGDAEDAADRIQYYLSAEGERVRMATAGWEETCRLHTVDARADSLVPLLEELAEKGMGVPAMPQGHTLPPIADVLSAEKVENTAGLTSARVSFHLGRALLRSLLAWRQQGASERNFYFVERLEEAHRLLRDALRSPEWAGAATALLPVIRFALGDRQGAIAEWTSLMDSPPSAPYCGMILGVLLDRVDAVGRNATLKRLSQLATTRLSNEESRILAEIACRAFYAEAA; encoded by the coding sequence ATGCCGCGGAGGCCTATCCTATTCTGGGCAATGTGGCCGGATGAAATCTCGGCCCAGTTCGAGCGTTATTTCAAGGTCGTATATTTACAGGAACACCCGAACACCTATGCCGTCGGGCCCAATCATCGATTGGACCAGCGATTCGAGGATCTCGCGCGCACAAGCCCAGACACCCCACGAATCTTCTTTCTTAACAGCTGGACCAAGTGCGACTCCCTGCTCGGCCTCGATCGAATCCACGCGCCAAAGGTGGCTTACCTCCACGACTCGCATTTCGACCTTGAATCCTTCGACTGGGATCTGGCTCAGGGCTTCTCGCACGTACTCTTGGAGAACCAGATCTCGGTCGACTACCATGTGCGCCGCGGCGCCAGAAACGTAGTGACGTGGTGCCCGCTCTATTTCAAGGGCACCCGTGCCGAGGCCCGACAATACCTCCCTTCGACGACTCGCCCGCTCGACGTGGTCTTCGTCGGAAATACCAAGGAACAGATCCACCCGGGGCGCGTGGATTTTCTCCGTGCCTTGGAACGTCGGCTGGGCGATCGAGTTCGATGTTTCTTCGGCCCCGGAAATCTTCGAGAAATCTACCCGCGCGCCAAGATCGTCATCAATGAATCCTGGCGGCCTCAGACGGGATCTACGGACGCGGCCTACGGCGTCAATTTCCGCGTATTCGAAGCGATGGCCTGCGGGGCCTTCCTCCTGACAGACTCCCCGTCCCCTTCCATGTCCGTCCTCTTCAAGGAGGGGGGTCACTTTGCGAGTTTTCGCCATGGGGATGCCGAAGATGCCGCAGACCGGATCCAATACTATTTGTCCGCAGAGGGGGAAAGAGTCCGGATGGCTACGGCCGGCTGGGAGGAAACCTGTCGTCTGCATACCGTCGACGCTCGAGCGGATTCGCTGGTCCCCCTCCTGGAGGAACTGGCCGAGAAAGGCATGGGTGTCCCGGCCATGCCGCAGGGTCACACTCTCCCCCCCATCGCGGACGTCCTGTCCGCCGAAAAGGTCGAGAATACGGCCGGCCTCACGTCCGCCCGCGTCTCCTTCCACCTCGGTCGCGCCCTTCTGCGGTCGCTCCTGGCCTGGAGACAGCAGGGAGCGAGCGAGCGGAATTTCTATTTTGTTGAGCGCCTTGAAGAAGCCCACCGGCTGCTCCGAGATGCCCTCCGCTCCCCCGAATGGGCGGGAGCAGCGACCGCACTCCTCCCCGTGATCCGTTTTGCACTGGGGGATCGACAGGGTGCGATCGCAGAGTGGACGAGCCTCATGGATTCACCTCCTTCGGCGCCCTACTGCGGCATGATTCTGGGAGTGCTCCTCGATCGGGTTGACGCGGTTGGCCGAAACGCCACACTGAAACGCCTTTCCCAGCTAGCCACCACCCGCCTGTCCAACGAGGAGAGCAGGATACTCGCCGAAATCGCCTGTCGTGCCTTCTACGCGGAAGCGGCGTGA
- a CDS encoding glycosyltransferase, translated as MQRSGGDGVSGVGQPSNPLTRPSDYPFLEPGVLIGELSEQFGKAARNPSQWSVLVHQSLNDAEEAGGARILQPLARIYLFALVSVAMRENRAQDVDAILRRYLLAAPDDFLLLYLHTTLCNFLGCDSSDRQRLLHSIADAPRPEAPGFDIRPPRCSPPRISIAISTWNRLESLGQALDALRHNTRHPYEVIVYDNASTDGSPRALRNWQESFPQLGVISSSGPRATSESYNLALRAARGDIVGFLADDVEVAPDWDIQICDTLSGRAETGAAHSLVLDSAGRITFSGTYFGHLSRKHAWINGTANPHPLEGTLLGHATLPSEPWNADVGAYLFMRRDVFEQVHVFDTRYSHYWGDYDASYQIRGMGLEIKICPQSRMVDLQGRALDSPREDAADVTALADLFYAPERVLSELRAPTSAMLRCFRDRLLFESKWFAYRNKSRPT; from the coding sequence GTGCAGCGAAGCGGAGGGGACGGCGTGAGCGGGGTGGGACAACCCTCCAATCCACTTACCCGGCCATCCGACTATCCGTTTCTTGAACCCGGCGTCCTCATCGGTGAATTGAGCGAACAGTTCGGCAAAGCAGCCCGCAACCCTTCCCAATGGTCCGTCCTTGTCCACCAGTCCCTGAACGACGCCGAAGAGGCCGGCGGCGCTCGAATTCTTCAGCCGCTTGCCAGGATCTACCTCTTCGCCCTCGTCAGCGTGGCCATGCGGGAGAATCGCGCCCAGGATGTAGACGCCATCCTGCGCCGCTACCTCCTGGCCGCCCCGGATGACTTTCTCCTCCTGTATCTTCATACGACTCTGTGCAATTTCCTGGGCTGCGACTCGTCGGATCGGCAGCGGCTGCTCCATTCCATCGCAGACGCCCCACGGCCGGAAGCCCCCGGCTTCGACATTCGTCCGCCGCGGTGTTCCCCCCCCCGGATTTCCATTGCGATTTCAACATGGAACCGTCTGGAGTCGTTGGGGCAAGCGTTGGATGCCCTTCGCCACAACACGCGCCACCCCTACGAGGTGATCGTCTATGACAATGCCAGTACGGATGGTTCCCCGCGGGCCCTCCGCAATTGGCAGGAAAGCTTCCCCCAACTCGGAGTGATAAGTTCCTCCGGCCCCCGCGCCACATCGGAATCCTATAACCTGGCGCTTCGAGCGGCCAGAGGGGACATCGTCGGCTTTCTGGCGGACGACGTGGAAGTCGCTCCGGACTGGGATATTCAGATTTGCGATACCCTGAGCGGGCGGGCGGAAACGGGCGCCGCGCACTCTCTCGTGCTTGATTCCGCCGGCCGGATCACCTTCAGCGGCACCTACTTCGGACACCTCAGCCGCAAACACGCGTGGATCAACGGCACGGCCAATCCGCATCCGCTGGAAGGAACCCTGCTGGGGCATGCAACCCTCCCATCCGAGCCGTGGAACGCCGATGTAGGAGCGTACCTCTTCATGCGCAGGGACGTGTTCGAGCAAGTCCATGTCTTCGACACGCGCTACTCCCACTACTGGGGAGACTACGACGCCAGCTACCAAATTCGCGGCATGGGATTGGAGATCAAGATATGCCCGCAAAGCCGGATGGTGGACCTCCAAGGCCGCGCTTTGGATTCGCCCCGCGAGGACGCCGCGGACGTAACCGCTCTCGCCGACCTCTTCTACGCTCCCGAACGCGTACTCAGCGAGCTACGGGCCCCAACTTCCGCCATGCTCCGATGCTTCCGTGATCGACTCCTGTTCGAATCCAAGTGGTTCGCCTACCGAAACAAATCACGTCCAACCTAG